The Methanococcus maripaludis genome has a window encoding:
- a CDS encoding DUF530 family protein, which yields MDSSVLIKECNDFLDCLTNFGDELKDFESKKEDSAYPISETLESNLKILENFREKMELQGFDTPYIGVGRLKGGEDDDIYEIINYSSYLRRMVDEKKGSLERVKYAIVSHKIAIGNIQEDEGNKTILPYLSFDGSYKEMLSKIPPFFIKAYKRILSAFETEGKGILSSITLSLVILENGKRKFKRIKIEEEDYEGYIKKTFGDAIITSLKKNYSKNKLLNDQYVKKILSLAYLSAYADEIIQKIDEKLKESLSDEERCIVKKYKMICSDFKGDDCESGIIDVRAMDETKLKKMNLKMDLEEKGLYQNGKPLKKLKESLKAEDEIFENISLEVPLKNLSKDLLTYYLKKSADERTRSNQFPSILVTPSSAHLNWLIVENIEPKKILDLKFLLEKELPKYEIPIKNLGGVSIYLHYDWDFVESFGFEKTEIEGILKLMAAMNDVKELLNDKIDVKKLEEFNKIKKDKTKNFLNALGKL from the coding sequence ATGGACAGTAGTGTCTTAATTAAGGAATGTAATGATTTTTTAGATTGTTTAACGAATTTTGGAGATGAATTAAAAGATTTTGAGTCCAAAAAAGAAGATAGTGCATACCCTATATCTGAAACTCTCGAAAGTAATTTAAAAATTTTAGAAAATTTTAGAGAAAAAATGGAACTTCAGGGATTTGATACTCCGTATATTGGTGTTGGTCGGTTGAAAGGTGGAGAAGACGATGATATTTACGAAATAATCAATTATTCATCATATCTCAGAAGAATGGTGGATGAAAAAAAAGGATCCCTTGAAAGGGTAAAATATGCAATAGTTTCCCATAAAATTGCTATTGGAAATATTCAAGAAGACGAAGGAAACAAAACGATACTTCCATACCTTTCCTTTGATGGTTCATACAAAGAAATGCTCTCTAAAATTCCTCCTTTTTTTATAAAAGCATACAAAAGAATTTTAAGCGCTTTTGAAACCGAAGGAAAAGGAATTTTAAGTTCGATTACACTATCCCTTGTTATTTTGGAAAATGGAAAAAGAAAATTTAAAAGAATAAAGATCGAAGAAGAAGATTACGAAGGATACATCAAAAAAACGTTTGGCGATGCCATAATTACATCACTTAAAAAAAATTATTCAAAAAATAAACTTTTAAATGACCAGTATGTTAAAAAGATACTTTCTTTAGCCTATTTGAGCGCATATGCAGATGAAATAATTCAAAAGATCGACGAAAAACTCAAAGAATCGCTTTCAGATGAAGAAAGATGCATTGTTAAAAAATACAAAATGATTTGTAGTGATTTTAAAGGCGACGACTGTGAAAGCGGCATAATTGACGTACGTGCAATGGATGAAACCAAACTTAAGAAAATGAATTTGAAAATGGATCTGGAAGAAAAAGGATTATATCAAAATGGAAAACCATTGAAAAAGCTTAAAGAATCACTTAAAGCAGAAGATGAAATTTTTGAAAATATTTCTTTAGAAGTTCCACTCAAAAATCTCTCAAAAGACCTTTTAACATACTATTTGAAAAAATCGGCTGACGAAAGGACTCGATCAAACCAGTTTCCATCAATACTCGTTACCCCCTCTTCAGCACATTTGAACTGGTTAATCGTAGAAAATATCGAACCAAAAAAAATACTTGATTTGAAATTCTTACTTGAAAAAGAACTTCCAAAATACGAAATACCGATAAAAAACCTCGGTGGTGTTTCAATATACCTCCATTACGACTGGGATTTTGTAGAATCTTTTGGATTTGAAAAAACGGAAATTGAAGGGATATTAAAATTAATGGCTGCGATGAACGATGTTAAAGAATTATTAAATGACAAAATAGATGTTAAAAAGTTAGAAGAATTCAATAAAATTAAAAAAGACAAAACTAAAAACTTCTTAAACGCACTTGGAAAACTCTAA
- the cbiB gene encoding adenosylcobinamide-phosphate synthase CbiB: protein MTNPIYLILADFFDRYIGEPPEKIHPVVFIGKLICFFENVFKSTNSVNKTRDLLFGFLNVILVLAIVFFMTYEIEQIINSISNSYIKISIYSIILSFSIGHKSLIEFSKAPIKFIVNNDLEGAKKSVQCIVSRNTSELDKKHILSASIESASENITDSIIAPLIYAAIFGLPGAFLYRAVNTFDAMIGYKSEKYQYYGKTAAYLDDILNFIPSRIAGMLLIISAPFYGGNIKSAIYGYFNEGNKTPSPNSGYTMATLANSLNMELEKIGYYKLGKGEITIEKALNSLKAVDYSVLLFLIIYTVLLM, encoded by the coding sequence ATGACAAATCCAATTTACTTAATTTTAGCAGATTTTTTCGATAGATATATTGGAGAACCGCCTGAAAAAATCCACCCGGTTGTATTTATTGGAAAATTAATCTGTTTTTTTGAGAATGTATTCAAATCAACCAATTCGGTAAATAAAACTAGAGATTTACTTTTTGGTTTTTTAAATGTTATTTTAGTTTTGGCAATTGTATTCTTCATGACCTATGAAATAGAACAGATTATAAACTCGATTTCAAATTCATACATTAAAATATCTATTTATTCGATAATTCTTTCATTTTCAATCGGACACAAATCATTAATTGAATTTTCAAAGGCACCCATAAAGTTTATTGTAAATAACGATCTTGAAGGTGCAAAAAAGTCAGTTCAGTGTATTGTAAGCAGAAACACAAGTGAATTGGACAAAAAACATATTTTGTCAGCCTCGATTGAAAGTGCATCAGAAAATATTACGGATAGTATCATTGCACCGCTAATCTATGCTGCAATTTTCGGACTTCCTGGCGCTTTTTTATATAGGGCAGTTAACACGTTTGATGCAATGATTGGGTATAAATCAGAAAAATACCAATATTATGGAAAAACTGCTGCGTACCTTGATGATATTTTAAATTTCATTCCATCAAGAATTGCAGGAATGCTTTTAATTATCTCTGCACCATTTTACGGCGGAAATATAAAATCTGCAATTTATGGTTACTTTAATGAGGGAAACAAAACCCCCTCACCAAATTCCGGATACACCATGGCAACGCTTGCAAATTCATTAAATATGGAACTTGAAAAAATTGGATACTACAAACTTGGAAAAGGAGAAATAACAATTGAAAAAGCTCTGAATTCATTAAAAGCAGTTGATTATTCTGTTTTACTATTTTTAATAATTTATACCGTATTATTGATGTAA
- a CDS encoding translation initiation factor IF-5A: MAGTKPGDLGGVKVGQYVVIEGVACKVMDTAHSKPGKHGGAKVRLVAVGIFEPVKKEHVGPASSRIDIPLIDKRKGQVLALMGDNVQIMDMETYETLEIPMPDDVEGIESGVEVEYFEAMDRYKITRVISK; this comes from the coding sequence ATGGCAGGAACAAAACCAGGAGATTTAGGTGGAGTTAAAGTAGGTCAATACGTAGTTATTGAGGGTGTTGCATGTAAAGTTATGGACACAGCACACTCAAAACCAGGAAAACACGGTGGTGCAAAAGTAAGATTAGTTGCAGTCGGTATTTTTGAACCAGTTAAAAAAGAACACGTAGGACCCGCAAGCTCAAGAATCGATATTCCACTTATCGACAAAAGAAAAGGACAGGTTTTAGCACTCATGGGCGACAATGTTCAAATCATGGACATGGAAACCTACGAAACATTAGAAATCCCAATGCCTGACGATGTTGAAGGTATCGAAAGTGGTGTAGAAGTAGAATACTTCGAAGCAATGGACAGATACAAAATCACAAGAGTTATCAGCAAATAA
- the cobJ gene encoding precorrin-3B C(17)-methyltransferase: MLYVVGIGPGNEEYFTKEAENALNSVDLIVCYTGYKKYVERFDTEIYVSGMTKEVERVEYALKEAENKNVALVSNGDATIYGLASLAYELNEKNLHNVKINVVSGLTSASVCSSILGAPLNHDFAVVSLSNLLTPLETILKRINCAIESDLVLAIYNPLGKKRKEPFLKTIEIISNYSKNRNIDYIIGIVKNAGRNDCEYKITTINNLVDNLDEFMQYIDMSTTLVVGNSNTKIIDGMMITPRGYMSKYE, translated from the coding sequence ATGTTGTATGTTGTTGGTATTGGTCCTGGAAACGAGGAATATTTTACAAAAGAAGCTGAAAATGCGCTAAATTCTGTTGATTTAATTGTATGCTATACGGGATACAAAAAATATGTCGAAAGATTCGATACAGAAATTTACGTAAGTGGCATGACTAAAGAAGTTGAAAGGGTTGAATATGCCCTAAAAGAAGCTGAAAATAAAAATGTGGCACTTGTTTCAAATGGGGATGCTACAATATATGGTCTTGCATCACTTGCTTATGAATTGAATGAAAAAAATTTACACAACGTTAAAATAAACGTCGTAAGCGGACTTACATCTGCAAGCGTATGTTCATCAATACTTGGTGCACCACTAAACCACGATTTTGCAGTTGTTAGTTTGAGCAACCTTTTAACGCCCTTAGAAACTATTTTAAAAAGAATAAATTGCGCAATAGAAAGCGATCTGGTTCTTGCAATTTATAATCCTCTTGGAAAAAAAAGAAAAGAACCGTTTTTAAAAACTATTGAAATAATCTCGAACTATTCTAAAAACCGAAATATCGACTATATTATCGGAATTGTTAAAAATGCAGGAAGAAATGATTGTGAATACAAAATAACTACAATAAATAATCTTGTTGATAATTTAGATGAGTTTATGCAATATATTGACATGAGTACAACTCTTGTTGTTGGAAACAGCAATACAAAAATTATCGACGGTATGATGATTACTCCAAGAGGGTATATGTCAAAATACGAGTAA
- the sucD gene encoding succinate--CoA ligase subunit alpha encodes MILLDENTRAIVQGITGNQGKFHTKNMLECNTNIVAGVTPGKGGQDVYGIPVYDTVLETVEKYDANASLIFIPAPFVKDAAYEAIDAGIDLVTIITEHIPIQDSMDIVAYGKKHGVNIIGPNTPGLASPKVGKLGIIPMSILKEGNIGMVSRSGTLTYEIASQLTSSNYGQSSCVGIGGDPITGLRYIEVLEMFEKDSETDAVVMVGEIGGNAEENAAEKMISKMKKPVISYIAGQSAPEGKRMGHAGAIIEKGVGTAKSKMEALENAGAHVAKRISDIPLLLKEII; translated from the coding sequence TTGATTTTACTAGACGAAAACACAAGAGCAATTGTTCAAGGAATTACTGGAAATCAAGGAAAGTTCCACACAAAAAATATGCTTGAATGCAATACAAATATTGTAGCAGGCGTAACTCCTGGAAAAGGTGGCCAGGATGTTTACGGAATTCCTGTTTATGATACTGTTTTGGAAACTGTTGAAAAATACGATGCGAATGCATCTTTGATATTCATACCTGCACCATTTGTAAAAGATGCAGCATATGAAGCAATAGATGCAGGAATTGACCTCGTTACAATCATTACTGAACACATACCAATTCAGGATTCAATGGATATTGTAGCATACGGAAAAAAACACGGCGTAAATATAATAGGACCAAATACTCCAGGATTAGCATCCCCCAAAGTAGGAAAACTTGGAATTATCCCGATGAGTATATTAAAAGAAGGAAACATTGGAATGGTATCAAGAAGCGGTACCTTAACTTACGAAATTGCAAGCCAGCTCACTTCATCAAATTACGGTCAATCCTCATGTGTCGGAATTGGTGGAGACCCGATAACTGGTTTGAGATACATTGAAGTTTTAGAAATGTTTGAAAAAGACAGCGAAACTGATGCAGTTGTAATGGTTGGAGAAATCGGTGGAAATGCTGAAGAAAATGCAGCTGAAAAAATGATTTCAAAAATGAAAAAACCAGTAATTTCATATATTGCAGGACAGTCTGCACCCGAAGGAAAAAGAATGGGTCACGCTGGTGCAATTATCGAAAAAGGGGTTGGAACTGCAAAAAGTAAAATGGAAGCACTTGAAAATGCTGGTGCCCATGTTGCAAAGCGAATTTCAGATATTCCACTATTATTAAAAGAAATTATTTAA
- the topA gene encoding DNA topoisomerase I: MTGLIICEKPNVAKKIAEALGKPKKKSHNSVPYYEVERSGENVIVASAVGHLYTLQEKTKTKFGDYPVYDIDWVPASTLDEKKYIQKYIDALKKVSKEANKFYVATDWDIEGELIGYHALNFSCGQKNAHRLRFSSLTKKEIVKAYETPNEIDFGLVDAGDSRHKIDWYFGINVSRALMQAVSSVKRWKTLSTGRVQGPALAFLVDKEMEIKNFVPTPYWVLEALLDNELIAIHELEKFWDEEQANEAFEKVKGQKEATVSDVKKTMKSIPPNPPFDLGALQREAHNMFRFSPKKTQEIAQKLYEKGYCSYPRTSSQKLPDDKAYMDEILKNLSKNKNYKPYIERILSENRKPISGKKDDPAHPAVHAVDVPKEHLPDDELKLYELIARRTIALYWDNTEREYSKINLDINGEPFKLSGSRTVKEGWHEIYYYTKFDEIELPDLKEKDVINVNNINFEAKETKPPKRYTMASIIKELEKRKLGTKATRADILEKLTKRGYVIEDGSLTVTDLGIGVTETLRKYCPEIVEETLTRDLEDKLELIQDKKIKKEDVITETQNKLTKILGEFRLKEKEIGNELVDKLDSTNRSLQIIGKCKCGGDLIIIRTKGKKRFVGCSNYPDCDVTFPLPQKGRIKVLNEVCETCHNPIIGLDRVKICVNPDCTTRISEEDKKEIEKAEKEEKICPKCGGKLLIKKGPYGVFRGCENYPKCKYTEKLNGESNEKEIVGKCPKCGSDLFKRRGRFGEFIGCSNYPKCRHTEKIEKKKDDNADGTKAEKNEEPKPKTTKKSAPKKTETKKTTKSTAKKTTAKKTTKK, encoded by the coding sequence ATGACTGGACTAATTATCTGTGAGAAACCAAACGTTGCTAAAAAAATTGCAGAAGCTCTTGGAAAACCAAAGAAAAAATCCCATAATTCTGTGCCATATTATGAAGTGGAACGAAGTGGGGAAAACGTAATTGTAGCTTCAGCAGTAGGTCACCTCTACACGCTCCAAGAAAAAACCAAAACCAAGTTTGGAGACTACCCTGTTTATGATATAGATTGGGTTCCAGCATCCACTCTCGATGAAAAAAAATATATTCAAAAATACATCGATGCACTGAAAAAAGTTTCAAAAGAAGCTAACAAGTTTTACGTTGCAACGGACTGGGATATAGAAGGAGAATTAATTGGATACCACGCATTAAATTTCTCATGTGGACAAAAAAACGCTCACAGATTAAGATTTTCAAGTTTAACAAAAAAAGAAATTGTAAAAGCTTATGAAACTCCGAATGAAATAGATTTTGGGCTCGTTGATGCAGGAGACAGTAGACACAAAATCGACTGGTATTTTGGTATAAACGTTTCAAGAGCACTCATGCAGGCCGTAAGTTCTGTTAAACGATGGAAAACCCTCAGTACAGGTAGGGTTCAAGGTCCAGCACTTGCTTTTTTAGTAGATAAAGAAATGGAAATTAAAAATTTCGTTCCGACACCATACTGGGTGCTTGAAGCTCTTTTGGATAATGAATTAATTGCAATTCATGAACTTGAAAAATTCTGGGATGAAGAACAGGCGAATGAAGCTTTTGAAAAAGTAAAAGGCCAAAAGGAAGCTACTGTTTCAGACGTTAAAAAAACCATGAAAAGCATTCCTCCAAATCCGCCTTTCGATTTAGGTGCACTTCAAAGAGAAGCACACAACATGTTTAGATTTTCACCTAAAAAAACACAGGAAATTGCACAAAAACTCTATGAAAAAGGATACTGTTCATATCCAAGAACGAGTTCCCAAAAACTTCCTGATGATAAAGCGTACATGGACGAAATATTGAAAAATCTTTCAAAAAATAAAAATTACAAGCCATACATTGAAAGAATTTTAAGCGAAAACAGAAAACCAATTTCAGGTAAAAAGGACGATCCTGCGCACCCTGCGGTACACGCAGTAGACGTTCCAAAAGAACACCTGCCTGATGATGAGTTAAAATTGTATGAACTAATTGCAAGAAGGACTATTGCTCTTTACTGGGATAATACTGAAAGGGAATATTCAAAAATTAATCTCGATATAAACGGTGAACCATTCAAATTAAGCGGTTCGAGAACCGTTAAGGAAGGCTGGCACGAAATTTACTACTACACTAAATTTGATGAGATAGAACTTCCCGATTTAAAGGAAAAAGACGTAATAAATGTAAATAATATTAATTTCGAAGCAAAAGAGACGAAGCCCCCAAAAAGATACACAATGGCTTCAATTATCAAGGAACTCGAAAAAAGAAAACTCGGAACAAAAGCAACAAGGGCGGACATTCTTGAAAAACTGACCAAAAGAGGTTACGTGATTGAAGATGGTTCTTTAACGGTTACCGACCTTGGAATCGGAGTTACCGAAACTTTGAGAAAGTACTGTCCCGAAATTGTTGAAGAAACCCTTACAAGAGATCTTGAAGATAAATTGGAACTTATTCAGGATAAAAAAATTAAAAAAGAAGATGTCATAACAGAAACACAAAACAAGCTTACCAAAATCCTTGGAGAATTCCGTTTAAAAGAAAAAGAAATTGGAAATGAACTTGTAGATAAACTCGATTCGACAAACCGATCTTTACAGATAATTGGGAAGTGTAAATGTGGTGGTGACCTGATTATCATCCGTACAAAAGGCAAAAAAAGATTTGTTGGATGCAGCAATTACCCAGACTGTGATGTTACATTCCCACTACCTCAAAAAGGAAGAATTAAAGTTTTAAATGAAGTCTGTGAAACATGCCATAACCCAATAATTGGACTTGATAGGGTAAAAATTTGTGTAAATCCTGATTGTACCACAAGAATTTCAGAAGAAGATAAAAAAGAAATTGAAAAAGCAGAAAAAGAAGAAAAAATATGTCCAAAATGTGGTGGTAAGCTTTTAATCAAAAAAGGCCCTTACGGCGTATTCAGGGGCTGTGAAAATTACCCAAAATGTAAATACACGGAAAAATTAAACGGGGAATCCAATGAAAAAGAAATCGTTGGAAAATGTCCAAAATGTGGAAGCGACTTATTTAAAAGAAGAGGCAGATTTGGGGAATTTATCGGATGTAGTAATTACCCAAAATGCAGGCACACTGAAAAAATAGAAAAGAAAAAAGACGATAACGCAGATGGAACTAAAGCAGAAAAAAATGAAGAACCAAAACCAAAAACCACTAAAAAATCAGCTCCAAAAAAGACCGAAACTAAAAAAACTACCAAATCGACTGCTAAAAAAACAACTGCAAAGAAAACCACTAAAAAATGA